In Pseudomonas fluorescens NCIMB 11764, a single window of DNA contains:
- a CDS encoding ATP-binding protein: MVTEFFRKLAAKVPVPRSLLGRMLLLTLLAVLFAQALSSVIWVSQLRATQLEGLVTSARSLAHSMTASVSYFRSLPVAFRPLVLDQLRSMGGTRFVVTLNDKPLGMDVLPVTPRKEAVLKAVDQVLRDSLGHDTDISVTFVSPEDLRIFNSGLKLDELPRSWAHYALTLEPVNPPVLVTQIQMAPGEWLYIASLLPEPYTSLEEQGLPAQQVWFIVLTSGFLLLFIGLLVHWQSRPLKRLARAARDMSLGAEVEPVPEGGGSEVVEVGRAFNAMRERISRYLTERSQLFSAISHDLRTPITRLRLRVELLEDEKLQAKFGRDLDELELLVKGALQCVKDTDIHENIEPVDLNHVLDCLVEPYLAPNGNGRVTQQGRALAAYPGKPLALKRCIGNLIDNALKYGQNAHLHIDDDENAFVLHVDDEGPGVPEQRLEQVFEPHFRLAGQQQGYGLGLGIARNIAHSHGGEVSLQNLREGGLRVTLQLPRSVD; encoded by the coding sequence ATGGTCACTGAGTTTTTCCGCAAGCTTGCGGCCAAGGTGCCCGTGCCACGTTCGCTGCTCGGGCGGATGTTGTTGCTGACGTTGCTGGCGGTGCTGTTCGCCCAGGCGTTGTCGAGTGTGATCTGGGTTTCGCAACTGCGCGCTACACAGCTCGAAGGCCTGGTCACCAGCGCCCGCAGCCTCGCCCATTCGATGACCGCCAGTGTCAGTTATTTCCGCTCGTTGCCGGTTGCCTTCAGGCCGCTGGTGCTTGACCAGTTACGCAGCATGGGCGGCACCCGTTTTGTCGTGACCCTCAACGACAAACCCTTGGGCATGGATGTGCTGCCGGTCACCCCGCGCAAAGAAGCGGTGCTCAAGGCGGTGGATCAGGTGTTGCGCGATTCCCTCGGCCACGACACGGATATTTCGGTGACCTTCGTCAGCCCCGAGGATCTGCGGATCTTCAATAGCGGCCTGAAACTCGATGAGCTGCCGCGTTCCTGGGCGCATTACGCACTGACCCTGGAGCCAGTGAACCCGCCGGTGCTGGTCACGCAAATCCAGATGGCGCCGGGGGAATGGCTGTACATCGCTTCGCTGCTGCCCGAGCCGTACACCAGCCTTGAGGAGCAAGGTCTGCCAGCGCAACAAGTCTGGTTCATCGTCCTCACGAGCGGTTTCTTGCTGTTGTTCATCGGCCTGCTGGTGCATTGGCAAAGTCGTCCGCTCAAACGCCTGGCGCGGGCAGCGCGAGACATGTCCCTCGGTGCCGAGGTCGAACCGGTGCCCGAGGGCGGCGGCAGTGAAGTGGTTGAAGTGGGCCGCGCTTTCAATGCCATGCGCGAGCGCATCAGCCGTTACTTGACTGAACGCAGCCAGTTGTTCAGCGCGATCTCCCATGATTTGCGCACACCGATTACCCGCTTGCGGCTAAGGGTTGAATTGCTCGAAGACGAAAAGCTGCAAGCCAAGTTCGGGCGCGATCTGGATGAGCTGGAGCTGCTGGTCAAAGGCGCGTTGCAATGCGTGAAAGACACCGACATCCACGAAAACATCGAACCGGTAGACCTCAACCATGTGCTCGATTGCCTGGTGGAGCCGTACCTGGCGCCCAACGGCAATGGTCGCGTGACCCAGCAGGGGCGGGCGCTGGCGGCGTATCCGGGCAAGCCGCTGGCGCTCAAGCGTTGCATCGGCAACCTGATCGACAATGCCCTGAAGTACGGACAGAACGCGCACTTGCATATCGATGACGACGAGAACGCATTTGTCCTGCATGTCGATGACGAAGGTCCGGGTGTGCCGGAGCAGCGTCTGGAGCAGGTGTTCGAGCCGCACTTTCGCCTGGCCGGGCAGCAGCAGGGTTATGGGTTGGGGTTGGGGATTGCGCGCAACATTGCCCATAGCCATGGCGGGGAAGTCAGCCTGCAGAATTTGCGTGAAGGTGGATTGCGGGTGACCTTGCAGTTGCCGCGCTCAGTCGATTGA
- a CDS encoding response regulator has product MSSVNKSILLVDDDQEIRELLDTYLTRAGFQVRTTPDGAGFRQALNEAPSDLVILDVMLPDEDGFSLCRWIRQHPRQAQVPIIMLTASSDEADRVIGLELGADDYLGKPFSPRELQARIKALLRRAQFGQERSGSEVLAFDDWRLDMVSHRLFHIDGEEVILSGADFALLKLFLDHPQEILDRDTIGNATRGRDLMPLDRIVDMAVSRLRQRLRDTEKPPRLIRTVRGSGYQLAANVVASNGH; this is encoded by the coding sequence GTGAGCTCAGTCAACAAGTCGATTTTGTTGGTCGATGACGATCAAGAGATACGCGAGTTGCTGGACACCTACCTGACCCGCGCGGGTTTTCAGGTGCGCACCACGCCCGACGGCGCCGGTTTCCGCCAGGCGCTGAACGAGGCGCCGAGCGATCTGGTGATCCTCGACGTGATGCTGCCCGACGAAGACGGCTTCAGCCTCTGCCGCTGGATCCGCCAGCACCCGCGGCAGGCGCAGGTGCCAATCATCATGCTCACCGCCAGCTCCGATGAAGCCGACCGCGTCATCGGCCTGGAACTGGGCGCCGACGACTACCTCGGCAAGCCCTTCAGCCCCCGTGAATTGCAGGCGCGCATCAAAGCCTTGTTACGTCGTGCGCAGTTCGGTCAGGAGCGTTCCGGCAGTGAAGTACTGGCGTTCGATGACTGGCGGCTGGACATGGTCAGCCATCGGCTGTTCCACATCGATGGCGAGGAAGTGATTCTGTCCGGCGCCGATTTCGCCCTGCTGAAACTGTTCCTCGATCACCCCCAGGAAATCCTCGACCGCGACACCATCGGCAACGCCACCCGTGGCCGCGACCTGATGCCGTTGGACCGGATCGTCGACATGGCGGTCAGCCGTTTGCGCCAGCGCCTGCGCGATACCGAAAAACCGCCGCGGCTGATCCGCACGGTGCGTGGCAGCGGCTACCAACTGGCAGCCAATGTGGTTGCCAGCAATGGTCACTGA
- a CDS encoding glucokinase translates to MKLALVGDIGGTNARFALWKNQQLESVQVLATADHASPEEAIAIYLGGLGLAPGSIGSVCLSVAGPVSGDEFKFTNNHWRLSRKAFCQTLQVDQLLLVNDFSAMALGMTRLQPGEFRVVCEGTPEPLRPAVVIGPGTGLGVGTLLDLGEGRFAALPGEGGHVDLPLSSLRETQLWQHIFNEIGHVSAETALSGGGLPRVYRAICAVDGHTPVLETPEAITAAGLAGDPIALEVLEQFCCWLGRVAGNNVLTTGARGGVYIVGGVIPRFADFFIESGFARCFADKGCMSHYFKGIPVWLVTAPYSGLVGAGVALEQSSLA, encoded by the coding sequence TTGAAACTGGCTTTGGTCGGTGACATCGGTGGGACCAACGCACGATTCGCGTTGTGGAAAAACCAGCAACTGGAATCGGTCCAGGTGCTGGCGACGGCCGATCACGCCAGCCCGGAAGAGGCGATTGCGATCTACCTGGGCGGGCTCGGTCTGGCGCCGGGTTCGATCGGTTCGGTGTGCCTGTCGGTGGCGGGACCGGTGAGCGGTGATGAATTCAAGTTCACCAACAATCACTGGCGCCTCAGCCGCAAGGCGTTTTGCCAGACCTTGCAGGTCGATCAACTGCTGCTGGTCAATGACTTCTCGGCGATGGCGCTGGGCATGACCCGTTTGCAACCGGGCGAATTCCGCGTGGTGTGCGAAGGCACGCCGGAACCGTTGCGGCCGGCGGTGGTGATTGGTCCCGGCACGGGCCTGGGCGTTGGCACCTTGCTCGACCTGGGCGAGGGCCGTTTTGCTGCGTTACCGGGCGAGGGTGGTCACGTCGATTTGCCATTGAGCAGCCTGCGTGAAACGCAATTGTGGCAGCACATCTTCAATGAGATTGGGCATGTCAGCGCTGAAACGGCGTTGAGCGGCGGCGGCTTGCCGCGCGTCTATCGGGCGATTTGTGCGGTGGACGGGCACACGCCTGTGCTCGAAACGCCGGAAGCGATTACCGCTGCCGGTCTGGCGGGTGATCCGATTGCGCTGGAAGTGCTGGAGCAGTTCTGCTGCTGGCTCGGTCGAGTGGCCGGCAACAACGTACTGACTACGGGTGCACGAGGCGGTGTTTACATCGTTGGTGGGGTGATTCCACGGTTTGCCGATTTTTTCATTGAAAGCGGTTTTGCCCGGTGTTTTGCTGACAAAGGCTGCATGAGCCATTACTTCAAGGGGATTCCGGTGTGGCTGGTGACAGCACCGTATTCCGGGCTGGTGGGCGCGGGTGTGGCGCTGGAACAATCCAGCCTCGCCTGA
- the edd gene encoding phosphogluconate dehydratase has protein sequence MHPRVLEVTERLIARSRATREAYLALIRGAASDGPMRGKLQCANFAHGVAGCGTEDKHSLRMMNSANIAIVSSYNDMLSAHQPYEVFPEQIKKALREIGSVGQFAGGTPAMCDGVTQGEPGMELSLPSREVIALSTAVALSHNMFDGALMLGICDKIVPGLMMGALRFGHLPMIFVPGGPMVSGISNKQKADVRQRYAEGKATREELLESEMNSYHSPGTCTFYGTANTNQLLMEVMGLHLPGSSFVNPNTPLRDALTREAAHQVTRLTKQNGNFMPIGEIVDERSLVNSIVALNATGGSTNHTLHMPAIAMAAGIQLTWQDMADLSEVVPTLSHVYPNGKADINHFQAAGGMSFLIRELLDAGLLHENVNTVLGHGLSRYTQEPFLDNGELVWREGVTESLDETILRPVARAFSPEGGLRVMEGNLGRGVMKVSAVALENQIVEAPAMVFQDQQDLADAFKAGLLEKDFVAVMRFQGPRSNGMPELHKMTPFLGVLQDRGFKVALVTDGRMSGASGKIPAAIHVSPEAHVGGALARVQEGDIIRVDGVKGTLELKVDADEFAAREPAKGLLGNNIGSGRELFGFMRMAFSSAEQGASAFTSALETLN, from the coding sequence ATGCATCCCCGCGTCCTTGAGGTCACCGAACGGCTTATCGCCCGCAGCCGCGCAACCCGCGAGGCTTACCTTGCGCTCATTCGCGGTGCAGCCAGCGACGGTCCGATGCGCGGCAAGCTGCAATGCGCCAACTTCGCCCATGGCGTGGCCGGCTGCGGCACTGAAGACAAGCACAGCCTGCGGATGATGAACTCCGCAAACATTGCGATTGTTTCGTCATATAACGACATGCTTTCGGCGCACCAGCCGTACGAAGTCTTCCCTGAACAGATCAAGAAAGCCCTGCGCGAGATTGGCTCTGTCGGCCAGTTCGCCGGTGGCACCCCGGCCATGTGCGATGGCGTGACCCAGGGCGAGCCGGGCATGGAACTGAGCCTGCCGAGCCGTGAAGTGATCGCGCTGTCCACCGCTGTTGCCCTTTCCCACAACATGTTCGACGGCGCGCTGATGCTCGGCATCTGCGACAAGATCGTCCCGGGCCTGATGATGGGTGCGCTGCGTTTCGGTCATCTGCCGATGATCTTCGTGCCGGGCGGGCCGATGGTCTCGGGCATCTCCAACAAGCAGAAAGCCGATGTGCGCCAGCGCTATGCCGAAGGCAAGGCCACTCGCGAAGAGCTGCTGGAATCGGAAATGAATTCCTATCACAGCCCCGGCACCTGCACTTTTTACGGCACCGCGAATACCAACCAGCTGCTGATGGAAGTCATGGGTCTGCACTTGCCGGGCTCGTCTTTCGTCAACCCGAACACGCCACTGCGCGATGCCCTGACCCGCGAAGCGGCGCATCAAGTGACGCGCCTGACCAAGCAGAATGGCAACTTCATGCCGATCGGCGAAATCGTCGATGAGCGTTCACTGGTCAACTCCATCGTGGCACTGAACGCCACTGGCGGTTCGACCAACCACACCTTGCACATGCCGGCCATCGCCATGGCCGCCGGTATTCAATTGACCTGGCAGGACATGGCCGACCTCTCCGAAGTCGTGCCGACCCTGAGCCACGTCTACCCGAACGGCAAAGCCGACATCAACCACTTCCAGGCCGCGGGCGGCATGTCGTTCCTGATCCGCGAGCTGCTGGACGCCGGTCTGCTCCACGAAAACGTCAACACGGTCCTGGGCCATGGCCTGAGCCGCTACACCCAGGAACCGTTCCTCGATAACGGTGAGTTGGTCTGGCGCGAAGGCGTGACCGAAAGCCTCGACGAAACCATCCTGCGTCCAGTCGCTCGAGCGTTCTCGCCTGAGGGCGGTTTGCGGGTGATGGAAGGCAACCTCGGTCGCGGCGTGATGAAAGTCTCGGCGGTGGCACTGGAAAACCAGATCGTCGAAGCACCGGCAATGGTGTTCCAGGATCAGCAGGACCTGGCCGATGCGTTCAAGGCCGGTTTGCTGGAGAAAGATTTTGTCGCGGTGATGCGCTTCCAGGGCCCGCGCTCCAACGGCATGCCGGAACTGCACAAGATGACGCCGTTCCTTGGCGTGCTGCAGGATCGCGGCTTCAAAGTCGCGCTGGTCACCGACGGGCGCATGTCCGGTGCGTCGGGGAAAATCCCGGCGGCGATTCACGTCAGCCCTGAAGCTCATGTGGGCGGTGCTTTGGCGCGGGTGCAAGAGGGCGATATCATTCGCGTCGATGGCGTCAAAGGCACCCTGGAGCTTAAGGTGGACGCCGACGAATTCGCGGCGCGCGAACCTGCCAAGGGCCTGCTGGGCAACAACATTGGCAGCGGTCGTGAGCTGTTTGGTTTCATGCGCATGGCCTTCAGCTCCGCAGAGCAGGGCGCCAGCGCCTTTACTTCTGCCCTGGAGACGCTTAATTGA
- the gap gene encoding type I glyceraldehyde-3-phosphate dehydrogenase, producing MTLRIAINGFGRIGRNVLRALYTQGYRQDLQIVAINDLGDSAINAHLLKYDTVHGTFDADVQHDQESLTVNGDRIAVSAIRNPAELPWAAEKIDVVFECTGLFTDRAKAAAHITAGARKVIISAPAKGADATVVYGVNHDILRQSHQIISNASCTTNCLAPVAQVLHRELGIESGLMTTIHAYTNDQNLTDVYHTDPYRARSATQNMIPSKTGAAEAVGLVLPELAGKLTGMAVRVPVINVSLVDLTVQLKREASADEVNALLKEASQHSKILGYNTLPLVSSDFNHNPLSSIFDANHTKSSGKLLKVLAWYDNEWGFSNRMLDNCLALCNAE from the coding sequence ATGACTCTTCGAATCGCAATCAATGGTTTTGGCCGAATTGGCCGCAACGTCCTGCGCGCACTGTATACCCAAGGCTATCGCCAGGATCTGCAGATCGTGGCTATCAACGATCTGGGCGACAGCGCAATCAATGCCCATCTGCTCAAGTACGACACCGTTCACGGCACGTTCGATGCCGATGTCCAGCACGATCAGGAAAGCCTGACCGTCAACGGCGACCGTATTGCTGTCAGTGCCATTCGCAACCCGGCCGAGCTGCCCTGGGCCGCTGAAAAGATTGACGTCGTGTTCGAATGCACCGGTTTGTTCACCGACCGGGCCAAAGCCGCTGCGCATATTACGGCCGGCGCACGCAAAGTAATCATCTCGGCCCCGGCCAAAGGCGCCGACGCCACCGTGGTTTATGGGGTTAACCACGACATATTGCGCCAATCCCACCAGATTATTTCCAACGCGTCGTGCACCACCAACTGTCTGGCGCCAGTGGCTCAGGTCCTGCACCGCGAGCTGGGCATTGAAAGCGGCCTGATGACCACGATTCACGCCTACACCAACGATCAGAACCTGACCGACGTCTATCACACCGACCCGTACCGCGCCCGTTCGGCCACTCAGAACATGATCCCGAGCAAGACCGGCGCCGCTGAAGCGGTCGGCCTGGTGCTGCCGGAACTGGCGGGCAAACTGACCGGCATGGCCGTGCGCGTTCCGGTGATCAACGTCTCGCTGGTGGACCTGACCGTGCAACTGAAACGCGAAGCGTCGGCCGATGAAGTGAACGCGCTGCTCAAGGAAGCCAGCCAGCATTCGAAAATTCTGGGCTACAACACCCTGCCGCTGGTCTCCAGCGACTTCAACCACAACCCGCTGTCGTCGATTTTCGACGCCAACCACACCAAGTCCAGCGGCAAGCTGCTCAAGGTACTGGCCTGGTACGACAACGAATGGGGCTTCTCCAACCGCATGCTCGATAACTGCCTGGCGCTGTGCAACGCCGAGTAA
- a CDS encoding methylglyoxal synthase, with translation MIGISFTQKTVAARKRIALVAHDHCKVFLLDWAERHKDKLAQHELVATGTTGLLLQQRLDLPVESMISGPLGGDQQLGARIAEQRVDMLVFFWDPFEPQPHDPDIKALLRVAAVWNIPVACNECSADYLLSSPLMEQAHSQRIPDYATYLLGRA, from the coding sequence ATGATCGGAATCAGCTTTACGCAAAAGACCGTGGCGGCGCGCAAGCGTATCGCCCTGGTCGCCCATGACCACTGCAAGGTGTTTTTGCTGGACTGGGCCGAGCGGCACAAAGACAAGCTCGCTCAACATGAGCTGGTCGCCACTGGCACCACAGGGCTGTTGTTGCAACAACGCCTCGACCTGCCGGTGGAGAGCATGATCAGCGGTCCATTGGGCGGCGACCAGCAACTCGGCGCGCGAATCGCCGAACAGCGGGTCGACATGCTGGTGTTCTTCTGGGACCCGTTCGAACCGCAACCCCACGACCCGGACATCAAGGCGTTGCTACGGGTTGCTGCGGTCTGGAACATTCCGGTGGCCTGCAACGAATGCAGCGCCGACTACCTGCTCAGCAGTCCACTGATGGAGCAGGCGCACTCACAACGCATCCCCGATTACGCGACTTATTTGCTGGGCCGAGCTTAA
- a CDS encoding RNA polymerase sigma factor, translating into MSQSLFNHVFIAQRVSLLRTLERMVNNHSTAEDLLQETYLRVTRALGERSIDHLEPFVFQTARNLALDHLRARRIQSRTMLDDVPADVVESIAAPASSAEDAAHAEQLLERLNVSLGELSARQQQIFILSRLHGHSYLEISEKLGVSLSTVQKELKLIMAICIGVAERLNGD; encoded by the coding sequence GTGAGTCAATCGCTCTTCAATCACGTCTTCATCGCCCAGCGGGTTTCCTTGCTGCGCACATTGGAGCGGATGGTCAACAATCACAGCACCGCCGAAGACCTGCTGCAGGAAACCTACCTGCGCGTGACCCGAGCGCTCGGCGAGCGATCCATCGATCACCTTGAACCCTTCGTTTTCCAGACCGCCCGCAACCTGGCGCTGGACCATTTGCGTGCGCGGCGCATTCAGTCCCGCACGATGCTCGACGACGTGCCGGCGGACGTGGTGGAAAGTATCGCCGCCCCCGCCAGCAGTGCCGAGGACGCCGCCCATGCCGAACAATTGCTGGAGCGTTTGAACGTGAGCCTCGGTGAACTCAGTGCCCGCCAGCAACAGATCTTCATCCTCAGTCGCCTGCACGGGCACAGTTATCTGGAGATCTCCGAGAAGCTCGGTGTGTCGTTGAGCACCGTGCAAAAGGAGTTGAAGCTGATCATGGCCATCTGCATCGGTGTCGCCGAGCGGTTAAACGGCGACTGA
- a CDS encoding FecR family protein has protein sequence MTDTHRSPPPSPARDAASAMDQALDWLIVMGSPSEEQARQFHEWLDAAPLHAEAFAKAQAIWDGPQVVHCAQNLATLPPKVTVLSRLRPHWKPLATAAVLILGLFSFSSLPMRLQADHLTVVGERQRLQLEDGSKVLLNTNSAFSSTINDQRRVARLYQGEAFFDVPARLGQPLEIDAGPVKASVHDTAFAVRYLDGVTQVRVQRGDVDLRATRDDARIRLSAGESIRIGPNGFDRPAKLDAATDLAWVQGRLVFENCPLSQVLAELRRYYPGWIINTNEQLADVAVTGNYRLDQPLDVVRSLAHITSARLQEFPALVILN, from the coding sequence GTGACGGACACCCACCGCTCCCCTCCGCCCTCCCCGGCGCGGGACGCCGCAAGCGCGATGGACCAGGCTTTGGACTGGTTGATCGTCATGGGCAGTCCGAGCGAAGAACAGGCTCGCCAGTTCCACGAATGGCTGGACGCCGCCCCCTTGCATGCCGAGGCGTTCGCCAAGGCCCAGGCAATCTGGGATGGCCCGCAAGTCGTGCACTGTGCGCAAAACCTGGCCACCCTGCCACCCAAGGTGACCGTGCTGTCGCGCCTGCGCCCGCATTGGAAACCGTTGGCCACCGCTGCCGTGCTGATCCTCGGTTTGTTCAGCTTCAGCAGTTTGCCGATGCGCCTTCAGGCCGATCACTTGACCGTGGTCGGTGAACGTCAGCGCCTGCAACTGGAAGACGGCTCGAAGGTCCTGCTCAATACCAATTCGGCGTTCTCCAGCACTATCAATGATCAAAGGCGTGTCGCCCGCTTGTATCAGGGCGAAGCGTTTTTCGACGTGCCGGCCCGTCTCGGCCAGCCATTGGAAATCGATGCCGGCCCGGTGAAGGCCAGCGTGCACGACACGGCGTTCGCCGTGCGTTACCTCGATGGCGTGACCCAGGTTCGCGTGCAGCGCGGCGATGTCGATTTGCGCGCGACTCGCGACGACGCGCGAATCCGCTTGTCCGCCGGCGAAAGCATCCGCATCGGCCCCAACGGTTTCGACCGGCCCGCCAAGCTCGATGCCGCGACGGACCTGGCCTGGGTCCAGGGCCGACTGGTGTTCGAGAATTGCCCGCTAAGCCAGGTGCTGGCGGAGCTGCGGCGCTACTACCCGGGCTGGATCATCAACACCAACGAACAGTTGGCAGACGTCGCCGTAACCGGCAATTACCGTCTCGACCAGCCGCTGGACGTGGTCCGCTCGCTGGCGCACATCACCTCGGCGAGGCTCCAGGAATTCCCGGCGCTGGTGATCCTGAACTAA
- a CDS encoding TonB-dependent receptor, with the protein MSSRLTRHSSSPSRVLSLLTAAILMAGSAPLMAATAPEQPTRNMGDYAFAIPQQSLVSALNAFTAVTGWQVGLPAELGQGVASPGVRGSLSPEKALDRLLVGTQLSYRKLGNNNIVLEKRQSSGALNLQQVTISATRQEQSVESVPGTVTVHTREELDRNNVNTIKNLVRYEPGVSVGGAGQRGGISGYNIRGIDGDRILTQVDGVEVPNDFFNGPYAKTQRNYVDPEIIKRVEILRGPASVLYGSNAIGGAVSYFTLDPDDIIKPGKDVGARLKTGYSSADDSWLKSATVAGRADQFDGLLHYSQRDGHETESYGSHNGTGLARTAANPEDVRTSNVLAKIGWNYNEDSRLGLTYEKYKDDRDTDQKSAYGGPYFQGAPTVPNSTLPGGMYQWRTGNDTVTRERFGLEHSFALDSLLVDNVKWSLNHQVAKTDQSTEEFYFPFSRKVLRTRETLYEEKQWVFDAQLDKAFSIADTEHLLTYGTTIKQQKVTGSRSGNGTCYQSFGTCRVVGAVSPLDVLKKSSDFPDPTVNTYSLFAQDQISWDKWTFLPGLRYDYTQLKPHITQEFMNTVAATPGGTVSDDTKTWHRVSPKFGLTYALTDHYTWYGQYAEGFRTPTAKALFGRFENTTTGYRVEPNPNLEPETSKGFETGLRGQFESGSFDVAVFYNKYRDFIEEDAITPGYSELTFQSANIKHATIKGAEVKGRLNLDVFGAPQGLYTQGSVAYAYGRNNDNGEPINSVNPLTGVFGLGYDQDNYGGLLSWTLVKKKDRVDDSTFKSPDGVSSQFKSPGFGVLDLTGFYKVTDDVTVSAGVYNLTDKKYWLWDDVRGYDGVGEASVISPANLDRLTQPGRNFAVNVVWDI; encoded by the coding sequence ATGTCCTCTCGCCTTACCCGCCACTCCTCTTCACCGTCCCGCGTGCTCTCGCTGTTGACCGCCGCGATCCTCATGGCCGGCAGCGCGCCGCTCATGGCCGCCACCGCCCCTGAGCAGCCGACACGCAACATGGGCGATTACGCGTTCGCCATCCCGCAACAGTCGCTGGTCTCGGCACTCAATGCCTTTACTGCCGTGACGGGCTGGCAGGTCGGCTTGCCGGCGGAGCTGGGGCAAGGCGTGGCATCGCCGGGCGTGCGCGGGTCCCTGTCGCCGGAGAAAGCCCTGGATCGCCTGTTGGTGGGGACCCAACTGAGCTATCGCAAACTGGGCAACAACAACATCGTCCTGGAGAAGCGCCAGAGCAGCGGCGCCCTCAACCTGCAACAGGTGACCATCAGCGCCACTCGCCAGGAACAAAGCGTCGAAAGCGTGCCAGGCACCGTCACTGTTCACACCCGCGAAGAGCTGGACCGCAACAACGTCAACACCATCAAGAATCTGGTGCGCTACGAACCCGGTGTTTCGGTGGGTGGCGCCGGTCAGCGCGGCGGGATCAGTGGCTACAACATCCGTGGCATCGACGGTGACCGGATCCTGACCCAGGTCGATGGCGTCGAAGTGCCGAACGATTTCTTCAACGGCCCCTACGCCAAGACCCAGCGCAACTACGTCGACCCGGAGATCATCAAGCGCGTCGAAATCCTGCGTGGTCCGGCCTCGGTGCTCTATGGCAGCAACGCCATCGGTGGCGCGGTCAGCTATTTCACCCTCGACCCGGACGACATCATCAAGCCCGGCAAGGACGTCGGCGCCCGCCTGAAAACCGGCTACAGCTCCGCCGACGACAGCTGGCTGAAGTCTGCCACCGTGGCCGGTCGCGCCGACCAGTTCGATGGCTTGCTGCATTACAGCCAACGCGACGGTCACGAAACCGAATCCTACGGCAGCCACAACGGCACCGGCCTGGCGCGCACCGCCGCCAACCCGGAAGACGTGCGCACCAGCAACGTGCTGGCCAAGATCGGCTGGAACTACAACGAAGATTCGCGTTTGGGCCTGACCTACGAAAAGTACAAGGACGATCGTGACACCGATCAGAAAAGTGCCTACGGCGGTCCTTACTTCCAAGGCGCACCGACCGTTCCGAACAGTACGCTGCCCGGCGGCATGTACCAGTGGCGCACCGGCAATGACACCGTCACCCGCGAGCGTTTCGGCCTGGAACACAGCTTCGCCCTCGACAGCCTGCTGGTCGACAACGTCAAGTGGAGCCTGAACCATCAGGTCGCCAAAACGGACCAGAGCACCGAAGAGTTCTACTTCCCGTTCTCGCGCAAAGTGTTGCGCACCCGGGAAACCCTCTACGAAGAAAAGCAGTGGGTGTTTGACGCACAACTGGACAAGGCTTTCAGCATTGCCGACACCGAGCACCTGCTGACCTACGGCACCACGATCAAGCAACAGAAAGTCACCGGTTCGCGCAGCGGCAACGGCACCTGCTACCAGTCCTTTGGTACCTGCCGCGTCGTCGGTGCCGTCAGCCCACTGGATGTCCTGAAAAAATCCAGCGACTTCCCGGACCCGACCGTCAATACCTACAGCCTGTTTGCCCAGGATCAGATCAGCTGGGACAAATGGACCTTCCTGCCGGGCCTGCGCTACGACTACACCCAGCTCAAGCCGCACATCACCCAGGAATTCATGAATACGGTGGCGGCTACCCCTGGCGGTACTGTCAGTGACGACACCAAGACCTGGCACCGCGTGTCGCCGAAATTCGGTCTGACCTACGCCCTGACCGACCACTACACCTGGTACGGCCAGTACGCCGAAGGCTTCCGCACGCCGACGGCCAAGGCACTGTTCGGGCGCTTCGAGAACACCACCACCGGGTATCGCGTGGAACCGAACCCGAACCTCGAGCCGGAAACCAGCAAAGGTTTCGAGACCGGCCTGCGCGGTCAATTCGAATCCGGCTCCTTTGATGTCGCCGTGTTCTACAACAAGTACCGCGATTTCATCGAAGAGGACGCCATCACCCCCGGTTACAGCGAGCTGACTTTCCAGAGCGCCAACATCAAGCACGCCACCATCAAGGGCGCAGAGGTCAAGGGCCGTCTGAACCTCGACGTATTCGGCGCGCCACAAGGGCTGTATACCCAAGGCTCGGTGGCCTATGCCTACGGTCGCAACAACGACAACGGTGAACCGATCAACAGCGTCAACCCGCTGACCGGTGTGTTCGGCCTCGGTTACGACCAGGACAACTACGGTGGCTTGCTCAGCTGGACGCTGGTGAAAAAGAAGGATCGTGTCGACGACAGCACATTCAAGTCGCCGGACGGCGTCAGCAGCCAGTTCAAATCGCCGGGTTTCGGCGTGCTGGACCTGACCGGCTTCTACAAGGTGACCGACGACGTGACTGTCAGCGCCGGGGTCTACAACCTGACCGACAAGAAGTACTGGCTGTGGGATGACGTGCGCGGTTACGACGGCGTCGGCGAGGCGTCGGTCATCAGCCCGGCCAACCTGGATCGCCTGACTCAGCCGGGGCGCAACTTTGCCGTCAACGTGGTCTGGGACATCTGA